In Streptantibioticus cattleyicolor NRRL 8057 = DSM 46488, a genomic segment contains:
- the nadC gene encoding carboxylating nicotinate-nucleotide diphosphorylase, producing the protein MSNPDLPLLQIGRPGQSPVTAGGGCAHPSPTTLDGSAARCGDSCGCGGDDAYDLDPLECGLDPDLAQLIVEAGLDPVQVEDIAHLAIEEDLDHGVDVTTVATIPEEAVSVGDFTAREAGVVAGLHIAEAVLSVVCTEEFEVERHVADGDRVEAGQVLLSVRTRTRDLLTAERSALNLLCHLSGIATATRAWADALAGTGARVRDTRKTTPGLRALQKYAVRCGGGVNHRMSLSDAALVKDNHVVAAGGVAEAFRKVREEFPDLAIEVEVDTLHQVREVLDAGADLILLDNFTPAETAEAVALVAGRAMLESSGRLTLDNARAYAETGIDYLAVGALTHSARVLDIGLDLRAG; encoded by the coding sequence ATGAGCAACCCCGACCTCCCCCTGCTCCAGATCGGCCGTCCCGGCCAGAGCCCGGTCACCGCGGGCGGTGGCTGCGCCCACCCGTCGCCCACCACCCTTGACGGAAGCGCTGCGCGCTGCGGTGACTCCTGCGGCTGCGGCGGGGACGACGCGTACGACCTGGACCCGCTGGAGTGCGGCCTCGACCCCGACCTGGCCCAGCTGATCGTCGAGGCCGGGCTCGACCCGGTCCAGGTCGAGGACATCGCCCACCTGGCGATCGAGGAGGACCTGGACCACGGGGTGGACGTCACCACGGTGGCCACCATCCCCGAAGAGGCCGTCTCGGTGGGCGACTTCACCGCCCGCGAGGCCGGCGTGGTGGCCGGGCTGCACATCGCCGAGGCCGTGCTCTCCGTGGTGTGCACCGAGGAGTTCGAGGTGGAGCGGCACGTCGCCGACGGCGACCGGGTCGAGGCCGGCCAGGTGCTGCTGAGCGTCCGCACCCGTACCCGCGACCTGCTCACCGCCGAACGCAGCGCGCTCAACCTGCTGTGCCACCTGTCCGGCATCGCCACCGCCACCCGGGCCTGGGCGGACGCGCTGGCCGGCACCGGGGCGCGGGTGCGCGACACCCGCAAGACCACCCCGGGCCTGCGGGCGCTCCAGAAGTACGCGGTGCGCTGCGGCGGCGGGGTCAACCACCGCATGTCGCTGTCGGACGCGGCGCTGGTCAAGGACAACCACGTGGTGGCGGCCGGCGGGGTGGCCGAGGCGTTCCGCAAGGTCCGCGAGGAGTTCCCGGACCTGGCGATCGAGGTCGAGGTGGACACCCTGCACCAGGTGCGGGAGGTGCTGGACGCGGGGGCCGACCTGATCCTGCTGGACAACTTCACCCCGGCCGAGACCGCCGAGGCGGTGGCGCTGGTGGCCGGGCGCGCGATGCTGGAGTCCTCCGGCCGGCTGACGCTGGACAACGCCCGGGCGTACGCCGAGACCGGCATCGACTACCTGGCGGTGGGCGCCCTGACCCACTCCGCCCGGGTCCTGGACATCGGCCTCGACCTGCGGGCGGGCTGA
- the panC gene encoding pantoate--beta-alanine ligase, whose protein sequence is MTQLVRTARELAAAVPSPNPAGRPRVAVVMTMGALHEGHATLIRTARERVPDGRVVVTVFVNPLQFGPGEDLDRYPRTLDADLEVARAAGADVVFAPSVAEVYPGGEPRVRITAGPMGERYEGASRPGHFDGMLTVVAKLLHLTRPDVAFFGQKDAQQLALIRRMAADLNFGVEIAAVPTVREPDGLALSSRNRYLTAAERTRALVLSRALFAGRDAVPHGPAAVRAAAADVLFGADGVGLDYLALIDPADFTEAPDDHTGPAVLAVAATVGTTRLIDNIPLEFPPDVAHRPRQAELGAAR, encoded by the coding sequence ATGACCCAACTGGTGCGCACCGCGCGGGAACTGGCCGCCGCGGTCCCGTCCCCGAACCCCGCCGGCCGCCCCCGCGTCGCCGTCGTGATGACCATGGGCGCCCTCCACGAGGGCCACGCCACGCTCATCCGTACCGCCCGCGAACGCGTCCCCGACGGCCGCGTCGTGGTCACCGTCTTCGTCAACCCGCTCCAGTTCGGCCCCGGCGAGGACCTCGACCGTTACCCCCGTACCCTCGACGCCGACCTGGAGGTGGCCCGCGCGGCCGGCGCCGACGTGGTCTTCGCGCCCTCCGTCGCCGAGGTCTACCCCGGCGGCGAGCCGCGGGTACGGATCACCGCCGGACCGATGGGCGAGCGGTACGAGGGCGCCTCCCGCCCCGGCCACTTCGACGGCATGCTCACCGTGGTCGCCAAGCTGCTCCACCTGACCCGGCCCGACGTGGCCTTCTTCGGCCAGAAGGACGCCCAGCAGCTCGCCCTGATCCGGCGCATGGCGGCCGACCTGAACTTCGGCGTGGAGATAGCCGCCGTCCCCACCGTCCGCGAACCCGACGGCCTCGCGCTCTCCAGCCGCAACCGCTACCTCACCGCCGCCGAGCGCACCCGGGCCCTCGTCCTCTCCCGCGCCCTGTTCGCCGGCCGCGACGCCGTGCCGCACGGGCCGGCCGCGGTCCGCGCGGCGGCGGCGGACGTGCTCTTCGGCGCCGACGGCGTCGGCCTGGACTACCTGGCGCTGATCGACCCCGCCGACTTCACCGAGGCACCCGACGACCACACCGGCCCCGCCGTCCTCGCGGTCGCCGCCACGGTGGGCACCACCCGACTGATCGACAACATCCCCCTGGAATTCCCGCCGGACGTCGCGCACCGACCACGCCAGGCGGAGCTCGGAGCGGCTCGATGA
- a CDS encoding amino-acid N-acetyltransferase: MSTSREVSNDVTIRRARTGDVRAVRQLLDGYVRDRILLDKPTVTLYEDIQEFWVAERDMDAEVVGCGALHVMWEDLAEVRTLAVRPDQHGKGVGHQVLGKLLQTARWLGVRRIFCLTFEVEFFAKHGFVEIGETPVDTDVYSELLRSYDEGVAEFLDLERVKPNTLGNTRMLLQL; the protein is encoded by the coding sequence ATGTCCACAAGCCGCGAAGTCTCGAATGACGTCACGATCCGCCGGGCCAGGACCGGCGATGTGCGGGCCGTGCGCCAGTTGCTGGACGGGTATGTCCGCGACCGGATCCTGCTCGACAAGCCCACGGTGACGCTTTACGAGGACATCCAGGAGTTCTGGGTGGCCGAGCGCGACATGGACGCCGAGGTGGTCGGCTGCGGCGCGCTCCATGTCATGTGGGAGGACCTCGCCGAGGTCCGTACCCTCGCGGTCCGCCCTGACCAGCACGGCAAGGGCGTCGGCCACCAGGTGCTCGGCAAGCTGTTGCAGACCGCCCGTTGGCTGGGAGTGCGGCGCATTTTCTGCCTCACCTTCGAAGTGGAGTTCTTCGCCAAGCACGGCTTCGTGGAGATCGGCGAGACCCCGGTCGACACCGATGTCTACAGCGAGCTGCTCCGTTCCTATGACGAGGGCGTCGCCGAGTTCCTCGACCTCGAACGAGTGAAGCCGAACACCCTGGGCAACACCCGGATGCTCTTGCAACTGTGA
- a CDS encoding L-aspartate oxidase, producing MTGIRLNAPAPGWAIDADVVVVGSGVAGLTAALRCAAAGAKVTVVTKARLDDGSTRWAQGGIAAALGDGDTPGQHLDDTLVAGAGLCDEDAVRLLVTEGPDAVRRLIGTGARFDTSAAGEILLTREGGHHRRRIAHAGGDATGAEISRALVAAVRASDIETVENALVLDLLTDADGHAAGVTLHVMGEGRRDGVGAVRAPAVVLATGGMGQIFSATTNPPVSTGDGVALALRAGAEVSDLEFVQFHPTVLWLGPDAEGQQPLVSEAVRGEGAHLVDADGTRFMVGRHELAELAPRDIVAKGITRRMQETGTDHMYLDGRMFGARMWAERFPTILAACRAHGIDPVTEPIPVAPAAHYASGGVRTDRHGRTTVPGLYACGEVACTGVHGANRLASNSLLEGLVFAERIAADITSRTVRPGPAVAPAPARDALLPHAARYEIQRIMTEGAGVLRSAASLDRAAAALAGLHDRAAEELARDGKTAEPCVETWEATNLCLVARVLVAAASRREETRGCHWREDFPERDDDTWRRHLVVRLGPERTLTVTPTPAADFPPVTTPSREHR from the coding sequence ATGACCGGCATACGACTCAACGCCCCCGCGCCCGGCTGGGCCATCGACGCCGACGTGGTCGTCGTCGGCTCCGGTGTGGCCGGCCTCACCGCCGCGCTGCGGTGCGCCGCCGCCGGGGCCAAGGTCACCGTGGTGACCAAGGCCCGCCTCGACGACGGCTCCACCCGCTGGGCGCAGGGCGGCATAGCGGCGGCCCTGGGCGACGGCGACACCCCCGGCCAGCACCTGGACGACACCCTGGTGGCCGGCGCCGGCCTGTGCGACGAGGACGCGGTACGCCTGCTGGTCACCGAGGGCCCGGACGCCGTACGGCGGCTGATCGGCACCGGCGCCCGCTTCGACACCTCCGCGGCCGGCGAGATCCTCCTCACCCGCGAGGGCGGCCACCATCGCCGCCGTATCGCGCACGCCGGCGGGGACGCCACCGGCGCCGAGATCTCCCGCGCCCTGGTCGCCGCGGTCCGCGCGAGCGACATCGAGACCGTGGAGAACGCCCTCGTCCTCGACCTGCTCACCGACGCCGACGGACACGCGGCCGGGGTCACCCTGCACGTGATGGGGGAGGGGCGGCGCGACGGCGTCGGCGCGGTGCGCGCCCCGGCCGTGGTGCTGGCCACCGGCGGCATGGGCCAGATCTTCTCGGCCACCACCAACCCGCCGGTCTCCACCGGGGACGGGGTGGCGCTCGCGCTGCGCGCCGGGGCCGAGGTCTCCGACCTGGAGTTCGTCCAGTTCCACCCGACCGTGCTGTGGCTCGGCCCGGACGCCGAGGGGCAGCAGCCGCTGGTCTCCGAGGCGGTCCGGGGCGAGGGCGCCCACCTGGTGGACGCCGACGGCACGCGCTTCATGGTGGGCCGCCACGAACTGGCCGAACTGGCCCCGCGCGACATCGTGGCCAAGGGCATCACGCGCCGGATGCAGGAGACCGGCACCGACCACATGTACCTGGACGGCCGGATGTTCGGCGCCCGGATGTGGGCCGAGCGCTTCCCCACCATCCTGGCCGCCTGCCGCGCGCACGGCATCGACCCGGTGACCGAGCCGATCCCAGTGGCCCCGGCGGCCCACTACGCCTCCGGCGGCGTCCGCACCGACCGCCACGGCCGCACCACCGTCCCGGGCCTGTACGCCTGCGGCGAGGTGGCCTGCACCGGGGTGCACGGCGCCAACCGGCTGGCCTCCAACTCCCTGCTGGAAGGGCTGGTGTTCGCCGAGCGGATCGCCGCGGACATCACCTCGCGCACCGTCCGCCCCGGCCCCGCGGTGGCCCCCGCCCCGGCCCGGGACGCGCTGCTGCCGCACGCCGCCCGGTACGAGATCCAGCGGATCATGACCGAGGGCGCGGGTGTGCTGCGCAGCGCGGCCAGCCTCGACCGGGCCGCCGCCGCCCTGGCCGGGCTGCACGACCGGGCCGCCGAGGAGCTGGCCCGGGACGGCAAGACCGCCGAGCCGTGCGTGGAGACCTGGGAGGCGACCAACCTCTGCCTGGTCGCCCGGGTACTGGTGGCCGCCGCGAGCCGCCGCGAGGAGACCCGCGGCTGCCACTGGCGGGAGGACTTCCCCGAGCGCGACGACGACACCTGGCGGCGCCACCTGGTCGTCCGTCTCGGCCCGGAGCGGACGCTGACCGTCACGCCCACCCCGGCCGCCGACTTCCCACCCGTAACCACCCCTTCCAGGGAGCACCGCTGA
- a CDS encoding IS982 family transposase, with protein MTNNLDTLATALYARIDDELKASPWLAPVRPKVGIAPTLSDAELLTLAVLSALLGYTSERRWLRRVRRDFTRLFPYVPQQSSYNKRLRAASALLTGMIRILATDTTLWSDDVWVVDSTPVGCGCSRETAKRSDLAGWAQYGYCASHSRYFWGLRLHLVCTLSGLPVLFALTGAKADERETLRDMLDTAPDVAASHPGQTIIGDKNYYGREFELDLAERHLVLLRPARRGEAERSGAHLFKPLRQVIESINQTFKGQLDLERHGGKSPAGVVVRILSRILALTAVVWHNDKTDQPVKRSLIAYDH; from the coding sequence GTGACGAACAACCTGGACACCCTCGCAACGGCACTCTACGCCCGCATCGACGACGAGTTGAAGGCTTCCCCGTGGCTGGCCCCGGTCCGGCCCAAGGTCGGCATCGCGCCTACGCTCAGCGACGCCGAGCTGCTCACGCTCGCGGTGCTGTCGGCGCTGCTGGGCTACACCTCCGAGCGGCGCTGGCTGCGCCGGGTCCGCCGGGACTTCACCCGCCTGTTCCCCTATGTGCCCCAGCAGTCCAGCTACAACAAGCGGCTGCGCGCCGCGTCCGCCCTGCTCACAGGCATGATCCGCATCCTGGCCACGGACACGACGCTGTGGAGCGACGACGTGTGGGTGGTCGACTCCACCCCCGTCGGCTGCGGCTGCTCACGGGAGACCGCGAAGCGCTCGGACCTGGCCGGCTGGGCCCAGTACGGCTACTGCGCGTCGCACTCGCGCTACTTCTGGGGCCTGCGGCTGCACCTGGTGTGCACCCTTTCCGGGCTACCGGTGCTCTTCGCGCTTACGGGCGCGAAGGCCGACGAGCGTGAGACGCTGCGCGACATGCTCGACACCGCGCCCGACGTCGCGGCGAGCCATCCCGGCCAGACGATCATCGGCGACAAGAACTACTACGGCCGCGAGTTCGAGCTCGACCTCGCGGAGCGTCACCTGGTGCTGCTGCGCCCGGCCCGCAGGGGCGAGGCCGAGCGGTCCGGGGCGCACCTGTTCAAGCCGTTGCGCCAGGTGATCGAGTCGATCAACCAGACCTTCAAGGGCCAGTTGGACCTGGAACGACACGGCGGCAAGAGCCCCGCCGGGGTAGTGGTGCGGATCTTGTCGCGCATCCTGGCACTGACCGCGGTGGTCTGGCACAACGACAAGACCGATCAGCCGGTAAAGCGGTCGCTGATCGCGTACGACCACTGA
- a CDS encoding Rossmann-like and DUF2520 domain-containing protein, with amino-acid sequence MNTPRPTTSAGSRPARLAVGVVGAGRVGPALAAALQLAGHRPVAASGVSDASRRRAAALLPEVPLVDPARVLAMSDLVLLTVPDDALPDLVRGLAETGAVRPGQLVVHTSGRHGVAVLDPARRAGGLPLAIHPAMTFTGTAVDVQRLAGCPFGVTAPEELRLAAEALVVEMGGEPEWIPEEVRPLYHAALAIGSNHLVTLVAQARDLLTAAGVQNPGRMLGPLLGAALDNALRSGDDALTGPVARGDAGTVAAHITELRRHAPQTVASYLAMARATADRALANGTLKAEAAEALLGVLADGGPADGGTA; translated from the coding sequence GTGAACACCCCCCGCCCCACCACGTCCGCCGGGTCACGGCCGGCGCGGCTCGCTGTCGGCGTCGTCGGCGCCGGGCGGGTCGGGCCGGCGCTGGCCGCGGCGTTGCAGTTGGCCGGCCACCGGCCGGTGGCCGCGTCCGGCGTCTCGGACGCCTCCCGGCGCCGGGCCGCCGCGTTGCTGCCCGAGGTGCCGCTGGTCGACCCGGCGCGGGTGCTGGCCATGTCGGACCTGGTGCTGCTGACCGTGCCCGACGACGCGTTGCCGGACCTGGTGCGCGGTCTGGCCGAGACCGGCGCGGTACGCCCCGGGCAGCTCGTGGTGCACACCTCGGGACGCCACGGGGTGGCCGTGCTCGATCCGGCGCGCCGGGCGGGCGGGCTGCCGCTGGCGATCCACCCGGCGATGACGTTCACCGGCACCGCCGTGGACGTACAGCGGCTGGCCGGCTGCCCGTTCGGGGTGACCGCCCCCGAGGAGCTGCGGCTGGCCGCCGAGGCGCTGGTGGTCGAGATGGGCGGCGAGCCGGAGTGGATCCCCGAGGAGGTCCGCCCGCTGTACCACGCGGCGCTGGCGATCGGCTCCAACCACCTGGTCACCCTCGTCGCCCAGGCCCGCGACCTGCTGACCGCGGCCGGCGTGCAGAACCCCGGCCGGATGCTCGGCCCGCTGCTCGGCGCCGCCCTGGACAACGCGCTGCGTTCCGGCGACGACGCGCTGACCGGTCCGGTCGCCCGCGGCGACGCCGGTACCGTGGCCGCGCACATCACCGAGCTGCGCCGGCACGCGCCGCAGACCGTGGCCTCCTACCTGGCCATGGCACGGGCCACCGCCGACCGGGCGCTGGCCAACGGAACACTCAAGGCGGAAGCCGCCGAGGCGCTGCTCGGCGTCCTGGCCGACGGCGGCCCGGCCGACGGAGGTACGGCATGA
- a CDS encoding BlaI/MecI/CopY family transcriptional regulator: MPRPLGDLEDAVMTRVWQWNRPVTVREVLEDLQRERSIAYTTVMTVMDNLHHKGWLRREHEGRAYRYEAVSTRAAYSAALMHEAWAASDNPAAALVQFFSMMSPEQREALRDASRIVQPEAPPDEPAAAPEGPGR; encoded by the coding sequence GTGCCCCGGCCATTGGGAGATCTCGAAGACGCGGTCATGACCAGGGTGTGGCAGTGGAACCGCCCGGTCACCGTCCGTGAAGTCCTGGAGGACCTGCAGCGGGAACGGTCCATCGCCTACACCACGGTGATGACCGTAATGGACAACCTGCATCACAAGGGCTGGCTGCGCCGGGAACACGAAGGCCGGGCCTATCGATATGAGGCGGTTTCCACCCGGGCCGCCTACTCGGCCGCACTGATGCACGAGGCGTGGGCGGCCAGCGACAACCCGGCCGCCGCCCTCGTCCAGTTCTTCAGCATGATGTCGCCGGAACAGCGGGAAGCCTTGCGGGACGCCTCGCGCATCGTCCAGCCCGAAGCCCCGCCCGATGAACCCGCCGCCGCCCCGGAAGGTCCCGGGCGATAA
- a CDS encoding type III pantothenate kinase yields the protein MLLTIDVGNTHTVLGLFDGEEIVEHWRISTDARRTADELAVLLQGLMGMHPLLGDELGDGIDGISICSTVPSVLHELREVTRRYYGDVPSVLVEPGIKTGVPILMDNPKEVGADRIINALAAAHLYRGPCIVVDFGTATTFDAVSARGEYVGGAIAPGIEISVDALGVRGAQLRKIELARPRSVIGKSTVEAMQSGILYGFAGQVDGIGERMARELADDPDDVTVIATGGLAPLVLGEASIIDYHEPWLTLIGLRLVYERNVSVS from the coding sequence GTGCTCCTCACCATCGACGTCGGCAACACCCACACCGTCCTCGGGCTCTTCGACGGCGAGGAGATCGTCGAGCACTGGCGGATCTCCACCGACGCGCGGCGCACCGCGGACGAGCTGGCGGTGCTGCTCCAGGGCCTGATGGGGATGCATCCGCTGCTCGGCGACGAGCTGGGGGACGGGATCGACGGGATCTCGATCTGCTCCACCGTCCCCTCCGTCCTCCACGAGCTGCGCGAGGTGACCCGGCGCTACTACGGCGACGTGCCCTCGGTGCTGGTGGAGCCGGGGATCAAGACCGGGGTGCCGATCCTGATGGACAACCCCAAGGAGGTCGGCGCCGACCGCATCATCAACGCGCTGGCCGCCGCCCATCTGTACCGGGGCCCGTGCATCGTGGTCGACTTCGGCACCGCGACCACCTTCGACGCGGTCTCCGCGCGCGGCGAGTACGTGGGCGGCGCCATCGCCCCCGGCATCGAGATCTCGGTGGACGCCCTCGGGGTGCGTGGCGCCCAGCTGCGCAAGATCGAGCTGGCCCGGCCGCGCAGCGTGATCGGCAAGAGCACGGTGGAGGCGATGCAGTCCGGCATCCTGTACGGCTTCGCCGGCCAGGTGGACGGCATCGGCGAGCGGATGGCCCGGGAGCTGGCGGACGACCCGGACGACGTCACGGTGATCGCCACCGGCGGGCTGGCCCCGCTGGTCCTCGGCGAGGCGTCCATCATCGACTACCACGAGCCGTGGCTGACCCTGATCGGGCTGCGCCTGGTGTACGAGCGGAACGTCTCGGTCTCCTGA
- a CDS encoding histone-like nucleoid-structuring protein Lsr2: MAQKVQVLLVDDISGGEADETVTFALDGAQYEIDLSTENADKLRGLLADYVEAGRRVGGRASRGRGRAARPAAGSADTAKIRAWAKENGYEVNDRGRVPASIREAYEKAHG, encoded by the coding sequence GTGGCACAGAAGGTCCAGGTCCTTCTCGTTGACGACATCAGCGGCGGCGAGGCCGACGAGACGGTCACGTTCGCTCTCGACGGCGCTCAGTACGAGATCGACCTCTCCACGGAAAACGCGGACAAGCTGCGCGGCCTGCTCGCCGACTACGTGGAAGCCGGTCGCAGGGTCGGCGGCCGTGCTTCCCGTGGCCGTGGCCGCGCCGCGCGCCCGGCCGCCGGCAGCGCCGACACCGCCAAGATCCGCGCCTGGGCGAAGGAGAACGGCTACGAGGTCAACGACCGCGGCCGGGTCCCCGCCAGCATCCGCGAGGCGTACGAGAAGGCGCACGGCTGA
- a CDS encoding MFS transporter, protein MSTPETHLYPRRWQALTFIVIAQLMTALDGTIVNIALPTAQADLGISDANRQWVITAYALAFGGLLLLGGKIADQWGRKRTFLTGLAGFAVVSAIGGAATGGPALFIARAGQGAFAALLVPAALSLLASMFTEPKERAKAFGIYGAIAGAGGVLGVVMGGLLTEYATWRWTLLVNVPIAAVAFIGGARVIPEIKAAGPRTRLDIPGVVLSTAGLALLVYAFANAEHAGWSAPLTVVPGIAAVVLLAAFVLVQTKTKDPLLPLRIVTERNRAGAFLVAGLTVVALFADFLFLTYYFQTVLGYSALKTGLAFVPMGLGMIIGAVQLAARASIRFRPRTVMLSGLITAAAGMALLTLITPHTNYLAIVLPGVLLFGLGSGAALMPAVSMATHGVRPEDAGAASALVNTAQQIGGAVGIALLNTLAASATAGYLAGRTTTQAVQLDGLVHGYTTGFWWSVAVLLLAALLAAVLVNAKPPTQAEATGDGGTESAPALMH, encoded by the coding sequence ATGTCCACGCCCGAGACCCACCTCTACCCCCGCCGCTGGCAGGCGCTGACGTTCATCGTCATCGCCCAGCTCATGACGGCCCTGGACGGCACGATCGTCAACATCGCCCTGCCTACCGCCCAGGCCGACCTGGGCATCAGCGACGCCAACCGGCAGTGGGTGATCACCGCCTACGCGCTCGCCTTCGGGGGCCTACTCCTGCTCGGCGGCAAGATCGCCGACCAGTGGGGCCGCAAGCGCACCTTCCTCACCGGTCTGGCCGGCTTCGCCGTGGTCTCGGCCATTGGCGGCGCCGCCACCGGAGGCCCGGCCCTCTTCATCGCCCGCGCCGGACAGGGCGCTTTCGCCGCGCTCCTGGTCCCCGCCGCCCTCTCCCTGCTGGCCTCGATGTTCACCGAACCGAAGGAGCGCGCCAAGGCGTTCGGCATCTACGGCGCCATCGCCGGCGCGGGCGGCGTCCTCGGCGTCGTCATGGGCGGCCTGCTCACCGAGTACGCCACCTGGCGCTGGACTCTGCTCGTCAACGTGCCCATCGCCGCCGTCGCCTTCATCGGCGGTGCCCGCGTCATCCCCGAGATCAAGGCCGCCGGCCCGCGCACCCGCCTCGACATCCCCGGCGTCGTTCTGTCCACCGCGGGCCTGGCCCTGCTGGTCTACGCCTTCGCCAACGCCGAGCACGCCGGCTGGTCCGCCCCCCTCACCGTCGTGCCCGGCATCGCCGCCGTCGTCCTGCTCGCCGCCTTCGTCCTCGTCCAGACCAAGACCAAGGACCCGCTGCTCCCCCTGCGTATCGTCACCGAACGCAACCGCGCCGGAGCCTTCCTCGTCGCCGGGCTCACCGTGGTCGCCCTCTTCGCCGACTTCCTCTTCCTGACCTACTACTTCCAGACCGTCCTGGGCTACTCCGCCCTCAAGACCGGCCTCGCCTTCGTCCCCATGGGCCTCGGCATGATCATCGGCGCCGTCCAACTCGCTGCCCGCGCCTCGATCCGCTTCCGGCCCCGCACCGTGATGCTCTCCGGCCTGATTACCGCGGCCGCGGGCATGGCCCTGCTCACCCTCATCACCCCGCACACCAACTACCTGGCCATCGTCCTGCCCGGCGTCCTCCTCTTCGGCCTCGGCAGCGGCGCCGCCCTCATGCCCGCCGTCTCCATGGCCACGCACGGCGTCCGCCCCGAGGACGCCGGAGCGGCCTCCGCCCTGGTCAACACCGCCCAGCAGATCGGCGGCGCCGTCGGCATCGCCCTGCTCAACACCCTCGCCGCCTCCGCCACCGCCGGCTACCTCGCCGGACGCACTACCACCCAAGCCGTACAGCTGGACGGCCTGGTCCACGGCTACACCACCGGCTTCTGGTGGTCCGTCGCCGTCCTCCTCCTCGCAGCCCTCCTGGCCGCCGTCCTGGTCAACGCCAAGCCCCCCACCCAGGCAGAAGCCACCGGCGACGGCGGTACCGAATCCGCGCCCGCACTCATGCACTGA
- a CDS encoding CGNR zinc finger domain-containing protein, which yields MKETERVDVALPPAPGADRHLSLDFADSVATLPGDQGYDLLAVPDSAVRWLADHDLAQPDVEMHAVCAQRMRTLREHVRALFAAHVEGIVPPDRSVRALNEALTRVPAVPTLAWDAAQGAHRVQPHPTSQAVDHAFALLAADAADLLTGPDADRLAACGAPSCDRFLVRTHGRRHWCSTRCGDRVRAARARRSSTTEHVK from the coding sequence ATGAAGGAGACCGAGCGCGTCGATGTCGCCCTGCCCCCCGCCCCAGGCGCCGACCGTCACCTGTCCCTGGACTTCGCGGACAGTGTGGCGACCCTGCCTGGCGACCAGGGGTACGACCTGCTGGCCGTCCCCGACTCCGCCGTGCGCTGGCTCGCCGACCACGACCTGGCGCAGCCCGACGTGGAGATGCACGCCGTGTGCGCGCAGCGCATGCGAACGCTGCGTGAACACGTACGCGCCCTGTTCGCAGCCCACGTCGAAGGCATCGTCCCGCCGGACCGGTCCGTACGCGCCTTGAACGAGGCGCTGACCCGCGTGCCCGCCGTGCCCACTCTCGCCTGGGATGCGGCACAGGGTGCGCACCGCGTCCAGCCGCACCCCACCTCCCAGGCCGTGGACCACGCCTTCGCGCTCCTGGCGGCCGACGCGGCAGACCTGCTCACCGGGCCGGACGCTGATCGCCTCGCGGCCTGCGGCGCCCCGTCCTGCGACCGCTTCCTGGTGCGCACCCACGGCCGCCGGCATTGGTGCTCCACTCGGTGCGGCGACCGCGTCCGGGCCGCCCGAGCCCGCCGGAGCAGCACGACGGAACACGTTAAATAG
- a CDS encoding SCO3374 family protein codes for MENDAVEEAAVRLWYEREMGWPVTGGRPAGLVTGVRFDVLDVPAAAGRAVLRRLPRTGPAALAGDRIWLLVAAGGAEELPGLLDWLDWGGVALDLTARGAGDQVRAPALPGRPPHRGGPVWLRPPVRGCAVEMTLPALTLACGPAGPAADGPVGLVPLVGVVATECHRNRLFPADPPGSTPPRAPVSAPACVPAPPMARGRLRPRALI; via the coding sequence ATGGAGAACGACGCGGTGGAGGAGGCGGCCGTCCGGCTCTGGTACGAGCGGGAGATGGGCTGGCCGGTCACGGGCGGGCGGCCGGCCGGGCTGGTCACCGGGGTGCGCTTCGACGTCCTGGACGTACCGGCCGCCGCGGGGCGGGCGGTGCTGCGTCGCCTGCCCCGCACCGGTCCGGCCGCGCTGGCCGGCGACCGGATCTGGCTGCTGGTGGCGGCGGGCGGCGCCGAGGAGCTGCCCGGGCTGCTGGACTGGCTGGACTGGGGCGGCGTGGCGCTCGACCTGACCGCCCGGGGTGCCGGTGACCAGGTGCGCGCCCCCGCGCTCCCGGGGCGCCCCCCGCACCGCGGCGGGCCGGTGTGGCTGCGTCCGCCCGTGCGCGGGTGCGCGGTGGAGATGACGCTGCCCGCGCTGACCCTGGCGTGCGGCCCCGCCGGTCCGGCGGCCGACGGCCCGGTCGGGCTGGTGCCGCTGGTCGGCGTGGTGGCGACCGAATGCCACCGGAACCGGCTCTTCCCGGCGGATCCGCCGGGCTCCACACCACCGCGCGCGCCGGTATCCGCCCCCGCGTGCGTACCGGCGCCCCCGATGGCGCGCGGTCGGCTCCGGCCGCGTGCCCTCATCTGA